The Uranotaenia lowii strain MFRU-FL unplaced genomic scaffold, ASM2978415v1 HiC_scaffold_1972, whole genome shotgun sequence genome window below encodes:
- the LOC129759585 gene encoding transcription elongation regulator 1-like produces the protein ILLTLLAVAALAEATFDIKSLLGGLHHKKPEAIHVTLHKALPPPPPPPPPPVHHVASYYRHPVAPPPPPPAPVHLVPHYSQPAPPPPPPPPAAPQQIVRVIQPIVYYRQPAAPAPAPVPIAAPAPIPDSYYRKPVAPVAPVAPIAPVVVEAPEFTIEPSKSFDFSYADAGASAIANAGAVVQAPKVETGSSAFASASASFSASSSASASSSFETYKSEGHYYALPEEKITLDQPVAPVQFDNRVNVVPEAPTITSFLAASKDDASAVAVSNAVAEVAQEEVPVEIRVDNPVEEIPAIADAPIIVEEIVTEAPTTTTTTTTTEAPTTTTTTTTTTTPRPAPPPAPQIFLDEAQITQEILKQALPTVISQVSPHIIQQAIPLVVDRALPQVVYQVNPTVASQQNAQPVQIVTPLNVNAQRQDEKVQVMYATSLAQQNQFINNQQYQQEQENQVISVGNRGSAGAQQAAPAGPAFVIEQGLEAGGDVQTELRDSTGVQQQIISNFKQENLQQQQLFGGFGSFQGGAGAQATAQSQTGGFGNFQGAGAQANAQAGAQQFGSFGNFAGAQASTQFGGFDNFQNDLGQGQGQGGNFQQFGIVQPRSGQLN, from the exons ATTCTTCTGACACTGTTAGCGGTGGCCGCCCTCGCGGAAGCTACCTTCGATATAAAATCGTTGCTGGGGGGACTGCACCACAAAAAGCCGGAAGCAATCCATGTCACGCTCCATAAGGCTCTACCACCACCTCCTCCACCACCGCCACCACCAGTCCATCATGTAGCCTCGTACTACCGGCACCCAGTCGCACCACCACCACCGCCTCCAGCACCCGTTCACTTGGTTCCTCACTACAGTCAACCTGCCCCAcctccaccaccaccaccacctgCAGCACCTCAGCAAATTGTACGAGTGATTCAACCGATCGTTTACTACAGACAACCCGCCGCACCAGCACCGGCTCCAGTACCGATCGCTGCTCCAGCACCAATTCCGGATTCCTACTATCGTAAGCCGGTTGCACCAGTTGCACCGGTTGCACCGATTGCACCCGTAGTTGTTGAAGCACCCGAGTTCACCATTGAACCCTCGAAATCGTTTGACTTCTCATACGCCGACGCTGGTGCATCAGCGATCGCTAACGCTGGCGCCGTTGTCCAGGCTCCGAAAGTGGAAACCGGAAGCAGTGCATTCGCAAGCGCCAGCGCTAGTTTCAGTGCCAGCTCTTCTGCAAGCGCTAGTTCATCCTTCGAAACCTACAAATCTGAGGGACACTACTACGCCCTGCCCGAGGAAAAGATCACCCTCGATCAACCCGTGGCTCCGGTTCAGTTCGATAATCGCGTAAATGTGGTTCCGGAAGCACCGACCATCACCAGCTTCCTAGCTGCCAGCAAAGATGATGCCTCGGCTGTTGCCGTGAGCAACGCTGTTGCCGAAGTAGCGCAGGAAGAGGTTCCCGTGGAAATTCGGGTGGACAATCCCGTCGAAGAGATCCCCGCTATTGCCGATGCACCGATAATCGTTGAGGAAATTGTTACAGAAGCACCCACAACCACGACAACGACGACCACAACCGAAGCACCCACAACAACCACCACGACCACAACGACTACAACTCCTCGTCCAGCTCCACCACCAGCTCCGCAAATCTTCCTCGACGAGGCGCAGATCACCCAGGAGATCCTGAAGCAAGCTCTACCCACCGTCATTAGCCAGGTATCACCGCACATCATCCAGCAGGCCATCCCGTTGGTCGTCGATCGTGCCCTACCTCAGGTTGTGTACCAGGTTAACCCTACCGTGGCCAGTCAA CAAAACGCCCAACCCGTCCAGATCGTTACCCCACTGAACGTCAACGCCCAGCGTCAAGACGAAAAGGTACAGGTCATGTACGCGACCTCACTCGCCCAGCAAAATCAGTTCATCAACAACCAACAGTACCAACAGGAACAGGAAAACCAGGTCATCTCGGTAGGCAACCGAGGTAGTGCCGGCGCCCAACAGGCTGCTCCAGCAGGTCCGGCTTTTGTCATCGAGCAGGGTCTCGAGGCCGGCGGAGACGTTCAAACCGAACTTCGCGATAGCACTGGAGTCCAACAGCAGATCATCAGCAACTTCAAACAGGAGAACCTTCAGCAGCAACAGCTTTTCGGAGGGTTCGGTAGCTTCCAGGGTGGAGCCGGTGCTCAGGCAACTGCCCAATCCCAGACCGGTGGTTTCGGAAACTTCCAGGGTGCAGGTGCCCAGGCCAACGCTCAAGCCGGAGCTCAGCAGTTTGGTTCATTCGGAAACTTCGCGGGAGCGCAGGCTTCAACCCAGTTTGGAGGTTTTGACAATTTCCAGAACGACCTCGGCCAAGGACAAGGACAGGGTGGCAACTTCCAGCAGTTTGGTATCGTGCAGCCTCGTAGTGGACAGCTGAACTGA